One genomic window of Brassica napus cultivar Da-Ae unplaced genomic scaffold, Da-Ae ScsIHWf_1519;HRSCAF=2118, whole genome shotgun sequence includes the following:
- the BNAA06G18610D gene encoding uncharacterized protein BNAA06G18610D, which produces MTVLKRYVLRLFMSIKYITANVVDRNNGRVVTTASTVEHAVKNSLECGRTCNAKAAAIVGEVLAMRLKVEGLQDGQGRGIHADVKKEIEKKGFKSRTKVWAVINSLKNNGVTLILDDYDADDDKDYRDRSYEGHR; this is translated from the coding sequence ATGACGGTTCTCAAAAGGTACGTCCTGAGGCTGTTCATGTCCATCAAGTACATAACAGCAAACGTAGTGGACAGAAACAACGGGAGAGTAGTGACAACAGCTTCAACAGTAGAGCACGCAGTCAAGAACTCACTAGAGTGTGGCCGTACTTGCAATGCCAAAGCAGCTGCTATTGTTGGAGAGGTTTTGGCGATGAGGTTGAAAGTAGAAGGGCTCCAAGATGGGCAAGGACGAGGTATCCACGCAGATGTCAAGaaagaaattgaaaagaaaGGGTTCAAGAGTCGAACCAAGGTATGGGCTGTTATTAACTCACTAAAGAACAATGGTGTTACACTCATCCTTGATGAttatgatgctgatgatgacAAAGATTATCGTGATCGTTCTTATGAGGGTCATCGTTAA
- the LOC125597704 gene encoding serine carboxypeptidase-like 48 → MDSRTSFLTLFLCIFLFSHFTPSNSKPVTNDPLSFSSSASLPTLTAERLIKGFNLMPTRDVNVIPEDGSEAPRLVERNFDLPATIDRRDSGGSPSLQDFGHHAGYYKLPNSKAARMFYFFFESRSNKADPVVIWLTGGPGCSSELALFYENGPFTVSNNSSLAWNDFGWDKASNLIYVDQPVGTGFSYTSDESDLRHDEDGVSNDLYDFLQAFFKEHPQFVKNDFYITGESYAGHYIPALASRVHRGNKNKEGTHINLKGFAIGNGLTNPEIQYAAYADYALDMKLISQSDHDNLNRDYETCQQSIKECSADGGGEACASSYIVCNNIFQKIMNIAGNVNYYDVRKQCKGSLCYDFSNMEKFLNQKSVRTALGVGDIEFVSCSTAVYDAMQLDWMRNLEVGIPALLEDGIKMLIYAGEYDLICNWLGNSKWVHEMEWSGRKEFVAAATVPFNVDNREAGLMKNHGSLTFLKVHDAGHMVPMDQPKAALQMLKDWMQGKLGTPTGRTARQ, encoded by the exons atggactcGAGAACATCATTTCTCACATTGTTCCTCTGTATATTCCTTTTCTCTCATTTCACCCCCTCAAATTCCAAACCTGTCACAAACGACCCTTTATCATTCTCTTCGTCGGCGAGTTTGCCCACTCTTACGGCGGAGAGGTTAATCAAAGGTTTCAACTTGATGCCTACCCGTGATGTCAATGTCATCCCTGAAGACGGTTCTGAGGCTCCGAGACTCGTCGAGAGAAACTTTGATTTACCGGCGACCATTGACCGTCGTGACTCCGGCGGTTCTCCTTCGCTTCAGGATTTTGGTCACCATGCTGGTTACTACAAACTTCCTAATTCAAAAGCAGCCAG GATGTTCTATTTCTTCTTCGAGTCAAGAAGCAACAAAGCAGACCCTGTGGTGATTTGGCTAACCGGTGGACCCGGTTGCAGTAGCGAACTGGCTCTGTTCTATGAGAACGGACCGTTCACCGTCTCCAACAACTCATCTCTTGCTTGGAACGATTTCGGTTGGGACAAG gCATCAAATCTAATCTACGTGGACCAACCGGTAGGGACTGGTTTTAGTTACACATCGGACGAAAGTGATCTCCGACATGATGAGGATGGTGTCAGTAATGACCTTTACGACTTCTTACAA GCATTTTTCAAAGAACATCCACAGTTCGTGAAGAATGATTTTTACATTACTGGTGAATCCTACGCCGGACATTACATTCCGGCATTGGCTTCAAGAGTTCACCGTGGAAACAAGAACAAGGAAGGAACTCACATCAACCTTAAG GGCTTTGCGATTGGTAATGGTTTGACCAACCCAGAGATCCAATATGCTGCATACGCGGATTACGCGCTAGACATGAAGTTGATCTCACAATCTGATCACGATAACCTCAACCGTGATTACGAAACTTGCCAACAATCCATCAAAGAATGCA GCGCTGATGGAGGTGGTGAAGCTTGTGCGTCTTCTTACATTGTCTGCAACAACATATTCCAAAAGATCATGAATATCGCTGGAAACGTAAAC TATTACGACGTGAGGAAACAATGTAAAGGAAGCTTATGCTATGATTTCTCGAACATGGAGAAGTTCTTGAACCAGAAATCCGTTCGCACGGCATTAGGTGTTGGAGATATCGAGTTTGTGTCTTGCAGTACTGCCGTCTATGATGCAATGCAGCTGGATTGGATGCGAAATCTTGAGGTCGGGATTCCCGCTCTCCTCGAAGATGGAATCAAGATGCTTATCTATGCTGGAGAATACGATCTCATCTGCAATTGGCTTG GAAACTCGAAATGGGTTCACGAGATGGAATGGTCGGGCCGAAAGGAGTTTGTAGCAGCTGCAACTGTTCCATTCAATGTAGATAATAGAGAAGCCGGTTTAATGAAGAACCACGGTTCACTCACTTTCCTCAAG GTCCACGATGCTGGACACATGGTTCCAATGGATCAGCCAAAAGCGGCATTGCAAATGCTTAAGGATTGGATGCAAGGAAAGCTCGGTACACCCACCGGTCGGACCGCTCGCCAGTGA